Proteins encoded together in one Bacteroidales bacterium window:
- a CDS encoding HAMP domain-containing sensor histidine kinase — protein MKIIKNFLKKHSIILIVIITSISLAGIVAMQLFWVKNAWRMQEQQLDHRVSIAMKSVINQLVSEKGDTTKSDALCNPGCGYSNDIIFLIEPQRLDSVIKEEFENLHICHHFKYGIYKKPENVFLMGDYKNYENEIISSSHYTTLSCLVKQNCYMLGIFIPGEEEHIFHNMLWWLVLSVVFLLIVIISFSYVIINLLRQKKLSEMKTDFVNNMTHEFKTPIATISLASEMLLKPGVNESPEKTMKYANVIYDENSRLKNQVEQVLQIAVLDKGVLKLKKREIDIHEIIGEAVESIDIIVKQRNGEIKLSLDATHFKINADPVHFLNIIINLLDNANKFSQETPEITVKTWNVNNGIKISVEDKGIGISSENQKHIFKKFYRVHTGNIHDVKGFGLGLYYVKTIVDAHSGRIDIHSEQKKYTRFELFFPFS, from the coding sequence TTGAAAATAATAAAAAATTTTTTGAAAAAACATTCCATTATATTAATTGTTATAATTACAAGTATTTCGCTTGCCGGAATTGTTGCTATGCAATTGTTCTGGGTGAAGAATGCATGGAGAATGCAGGAACAACAGCTCGATCATCGTGTAAGCATTGCGATGAAAAGTGTAATAAATCAATTGGTTTCAGAAAAAGGCGATACAACTAAATCAGATGCTTTATGTAATCCGGGCTGCGGATACAGCAATGATATTATTTTTCTGATTGAACCTCAAAGGCTGGATTCTGTTATAAAAGAAGAGTTTGAAAATTTACATATCTGTCATCATTTTAAATATGGTATTTATAAAAAACCGGAAAATGTTTTTTTAATGGGAGATTATAAAAATTATGAAAATGAAATTATATCATCTTCACATTACACAACTTTATCATGTTTAGTGAAACAGAATTGTTATATGCTGGGTATTTTTATTCCTGGTGAAGAAGAACATATTTTTCATAACATGTTATGGTGGCTGGTATTATCTGTTGTATTTCTGTTGATAGTGATTATAAGCTTTTCATATGTGATAATAAATTTATTGCGACAGAAAAAATTATCGGAAATGAAAACGGATTTTGTAAATAACATGACACATGAATTTAAAACCCCAATTGCTACAATTTCACTCGCAAGCGAAATGTTACTGAAACCCGGTGTTAATGAATCACCTGAAAAAACAATGAAATATGCTAATGTGATTTATGATGAGAATAGCAGGCTAAAGAACCAGGTTGAGCAGGTGCTTCAGATTGCTGTTCTTGATAAAGGGGTATTAAAATTAAAGAAAAGAGAGATTGATATTCATGAAATTATCGGGGAAGCTGTTGAAAGCATTGACATTATTGTTAAGCAAAGAAACGGTGAAATTAAATTATCACTCGATGCTACCCATTTTAAAATTAATGCCGATCCTGTTCATTTTTTAAATATTATTATAAATTTACTCGATAATGCAAATAAGTTTTCCCAGGAAACCCCTGAAATAACTGTAAAAACATGGAATGTAAATAATGGAATTAAAATATCAGTTGAGGATAAAGGGATTGGAATTAGCAGCGAGAATCAGAAACATATTTTTAAAAAATTTTATAGGGTACATACCGGAAATATTCATGATGTAAAAGGTTTCGGACTGGGTTTATATTATGTCAAAACCATAGTAGACGCTCACAGTGGGAGAATTGATATTCACAGCGAGCAAAAAAAATATACACGTTTCGAATTATTTTTTCCATTCAGTTAA
- a CDS encoding response regulator transcription factor, with product MKKDKIKILLVEDDPNLNLVLQDFLEMLGYDVVTCSNGEEGLSAFRKGGFDLCIFDVMMPRKDGFSLAVDVRKSDTQVPIIFLTAKSFKEDRIKGFQIGCDDYITKPFSTEELSYRIKAILKRTSIEKQEKTNSSETVFKLGVFTFDSINMLLLSDNSEQHLTRKESELLKVLCQNRNQLLTREVALKTVWGDDDYFIGRSMDVFITKLRKYLKDDPSVSIINVHGTGFKLVVE from the coding sequence ATGAAAAAAGATAAAATTAAAATTCTTCTTGTTGAAGATGATCCTAACCTAAATCTTGTTTTACAGGATTTTCTTGAAATGCTAGGATATGACGTTGTTACTTGCAGTAATGGAGAAGAAGGATTGTCGGCATTTCGCAAAGGAGGCTTTGATTTATGCATTTTTGATGTGATGATGCCTCGCAAAGATGGGTTCTCCCTGGCTGTTGATGTTCGCAAATCGGATACACAGGTTCCAATTATTTTTCTTACAGCAAAATCTTTTAAAGAAGATCGTATTAAAGGTTTCCAGATAGGTTGTGATGATTATATTACCAAGCCATTCAGTACAGAAGAACTTAGTTATAGAATCAAAGCTATTTTAAAACGTACTTCTATTGAAAAACAGGAAAAAACAAATTCTTCTGAAACCGTTTTTAAGTTAGGTGTTTTTACTTTTGATAGTATCAATATGTTATTATTGTCGGATAACAGCGAACAACACCTTACACGTAAAGAATCGGAACTTTTAAAAGTACTTTGTCAAAATAGAAATCAATTGCTTACCCGCGAAGTAGCATTGAAAACAGTATGGGGCGATGATGACTATTTTATCGGGCGCAGCATGGATGTGTTCATCACAAAACTTCGGAAATATCTCAAAGATGACCCTAGTGTATCAATAATCAATGTTCATGGAACAGGATTTAAACTGGTTGTTGAGTAA